The Flavobacterium sp. N2270 genome contains the following window.
AAACAATAATGCTCCGTGTTCTCCTTTTTTAATTACTACATATTTAGGACCCATTGTATGGATCTTTTGAGCTGCTTTTACTAATGAATATTCACCAGATAATTGACGCGCTTCTTCATCATTAATTGTAATTACATCAACACGTTTAATAACGTCTAATAATTCTGGCAATGCACAATCCATCCAAAAGTTCATTGTATCTAAAACAATTAATTTTGGTTGTGTTTCCATTTGATCTAAAACTCCAGATTGTACTAAAGGATGTAAGTTTCCTAATAATACAACATCAGAATTTTTATAACCTTGAGGAACAACAGGGTTAAAATCCGCTAATACGTTTAATTCAGTTACTAAAGTATCACGAGAATTTAAATCGTTATGGTATTTTCCACTCCAAAAGAATGTTTTTCCACCTTTAACCACTTCAATTCCGTCTATATTTACACCATTATTGGTTAATAAATCTAAATACTCTTGGGGAAAATCTTCACCTACTACCGAAACAATTGCTGCATCTACATTAAAAAAGTTAGAGGCTAAACCAATATACGTTGCTGCACCACCTAAAATTTTATCTGTTTTTCCGAAAGGCGTTTCAATAGCATCAAAAGCTACCGTTCCTACTATCAATAATTTATTCATTCTAATCGATTTGAAATAAGAGGCAAAGATACTTGTAAAAAGTCAAAAGTCAAAAGGTTAAAGTCAAAAGGTTAATTGGTTGATAATTTTTAATTAAAAAAATTTAAAAACCTATAACAACTTCTCCTCTTCTCTTTCATAAAAAACATCAACAGAAAGTTTTTCTTGTTGAGAAGCCATAACAGCTAATTCATCGCAACGCTCGTTTTGAGGATGATTATTATGCCCTTTTACCCATTGAAAATCTACTTTATGATTTCGGTACGCTTTTAGAAAGCGCATCCATAAATCGGGATTCTTTTTTCCTGCAAAATTTTTCTTTTCCCATTGAAAAACCCAACGTTTTTCAACAGCATCTACCACATATTTAGAATCGGAAACGACTAATACTTTCGTTTTTAAGTTTTTTAGTTTTTCTAAACCTACAATAACAGCTAAAATTTCCATTCTATTATTGGTAGATTTTCGAAAACCTTCATAAAATTCCCTTTTATAAGGAGTTCCAACCATTTCCATAACTACGCCATAACCCGCCGGACCAGGATTTCCCTTAGCAGCGCCGTCTGTATATATGTGAACTTCGTGACTCAAGTAAATAGTGATTAGTGATTAGTGATTAGTTGTTCAATAATAGTCGGAAAATATTCATGCTCTAATTGATGTACTTTATTTGCAATTTCTTCAGCAGAAACACAATCCTCTATAGAAACTTTATGCTGAGAAATGTATTCACCTTCATCATAATGTTCGTTTACATAATGAATAGTGATTCCGGTTTCTTTTTCGTTATTTTCTAAAACCGCTTTGTGCACATTCATTCCATACATTCCTTTTCCACCATATTTAGGCAAAAGAGCAGGGTGAATGTTAATTACTTTATTAGGATATTGATTTATGATAGATTCTGGAAATTTTAATAAAAATCCAGCTAAAACAATTAAATCTGGATCAATTTTTTTGAGTTTTTGAAGAACAAAATCATTATTTAAGTCAGATTTTGTAAAAATAACAGCCTCCATTTGATGATTTTTTGCTTTTTCTAGCACTTTGGCATCAGGATTGTTTGTAAAGATAGTGACTACATTTGCAAAGGTTGATTTTTTGAAATGTAATATGATCTTTTCGGCATTGGAACCATTGCCAGAAGCGAATAGCACTATTTTTTTCATTTATCCTGTAATTTTAATTACACAAAAAAAAGAATAATAATTGGTAAAAAATAGAAAAAAGAGGTCTTTGTGAATTATTTTTTTTTAAATTCGTAGTCACATTTAGAAACAAAATTGTTGTTTTAAAATAAAGTTTTTTATTTTTGCCAACAAATTAAATTAAAATTAAAAGATTATGTCAGACATTGCATCAAGAGTAAAAGCGATTATCGTAGACAAATTAGGTGTTGACGAAAACGAAGTTGTAACAGAAGCAAGCTTCACAAATGATTTAGGAGCTGATTCATTAGACACTGTTGAGCTAATTATGGAATTTGAAAAAGAATTTGATATTCAAATCCCAGATGATCAAGCAGAAAACATTGCTACTGTAGGTCAAGCTATTTCTTACATCGAAGAAGCTAAAAAATAATATTTTAGACACTCGTGGGTTTATACTCATGAGTGTTATTATTTTTTCTTCGAAATTTTAAAATCTTTTATTAGATTTGAAGAAAACATTGATTGTATTACAATCATTAAAATAAAAAACTATGTAATACCCATTGTTTCTTTTAGTTACATTATTAAAAGTACATTGGGTTTTTTATATATAACCAAAATTTAATTATATGCAATTAAAGCGTGTTGTTGTAACTGGTCTAGGAGCCCTTACCCCTATTGGAAATAATATTCAAGAATATTGGGAAGGATTGATTAATGGTAAAAGTGGTGCCGCACCTATTACTTACTATGATACTGAAAAACATAAAACAAAATTTGCTTGTGAAGTTAAAAACTTCAATATAGAGGATTTTATTGACCGTAAAGAAGCTCGTAGAATGGATAAGTTTGCACAATATGCTGTTGTTGCAAGTGATGAGGCTATTAAAGATGCCGGTATTACAGCTGAGAATGTTGACAAACATAGAGTTGGAGTTATTTGGGGAGCAGGAATTGGAGGCTTAGAAACTTTTCAAGAAGAAGTTTTATACTATGCCAAAGGTGATGGAACTCCAAAATTTAATCCTTTCTTTATTCCTAAAATGATTGCAGATATTGCCCCTGCTCACATTTCAATGAGAAATGGGTTTATGGGTCCAAATTACACAACTGTTTCTGCTTGTGCTTCTTCTGCAAATGCAATGATAGATGCATTTAATTATATTCGTTTAGGAATGTGTGACGTTATTATTTCTGGTGGTTCAGAAGCAGCCGTAACAATTGCTGGAATGGGTGGATTTAATTCTATGCATGCTTTATCAACAAGAAATGAAAGCCCAGAAACTGCCTCTAGACCTTTTGACGCAACTAGAGATGGTTTTGTTTTAGGTGAAGGAGCTGGCGCTCTAGTACTTGAAGAATATGAACACGCAAAAGCACGTGGTGCTAAAATATATTGTGAGATTGGCGGAGGTGGAATGTCTTCTGATGCTTACCATTTAACAGCTCCACACCCTGAAGGATTAGGAGTAATAGCCGTTATGAATAATACTTTAAGAGACGCAGGAATGCAACCACATGAAGTTGATCATATTAACACACATGGAACATCAACACCATTAGGTGATGTTGCCGAATTAAAAGCAATAAGTGCTGTTTTTGGCGACCATGCTAAAAATATTAACATTAATTCAACAAAATCTATGACCGGCCATCTTTTAGGTGCTGCAGGTGGAATTGAAGCTATTGCTTCGGTATTATCAATAAAACACGGAATTGTTCCTCCTACAATTAATCATTCTGTTGTAGATGAAAACATTAATCCAGAGTTAAATTTAACTTTAAATAAAGCACAAAAAAGAGATGTTAAAGTCGCTATGAGTAATACTTTTGGTTTTGGAGGACATAATGCTTGCGTATTATTTAAGAAAATAGAAGAATAAGAACGGATGCGTTTTTTTAAAAAAATAATTAAAAACTCCCGTTCTCAAGAAGACGGGATTTTTTTTGACAAAATCAGCAAAATTTTAGGTTTCAAACCACTTAATTTGGTTTATTACCAGAAAGCTTTTACACATCGTTCTACAAATAAAATTGGAGAAAACGGCTATCCTTTTAATTATGAGAGATTAGAATTTTTAGGAGACGCCATGCTAGGCAGTGTTATTGCAGCACATTTATACAACGAAGTACCAAGTGGTGATGAAGGTTATTTAACCAAAATGCGCTCTAAAATTGTAAGTAGAGAACATTTAAACGAACTAGGCAGAGATTTAAAACTAATTCAATTTGTTGATAGTAAAGTTAATCCTCAGCATTTTAGTGACAATATACACGGAAATATTTTTGAAGGTTTAGTTGGAGCCATTTATTTAGATAGAGGGTTTTCTTATTGTGAAAAATTTATTTTTAACAAAGTTATCCAACCTTATGTAGACATTCCTAAGCTTGAAGGAAAAGTTATTAGCTATAAAAGTTTAATTATTGAATGGTGTCAAAAAGAAAAAAAGAAGTTTGTTTTTGAAACTTTTGAAGATAATGGTACAGAAGAACAACGCTTTTTTGGAGTAAAGTTAGATATTGATAATAAAACTGTTGCAAAAGCAAGAGAAACATCAAAGAAGAAAGCTGAAGAGAAAGCTGCAAAAAGAGCTTATTTTGCTTTACAAGAAATTATTTCAAAAAAATAATTTTCTTAACACACACCCATTTCATAAATTGTATATTTACAAAAACAATTCACACAAATGGCCGTTCATAAAATTCAAATAGTTGACTTTTTATCAATTGATTATGAATTAATTGCCATTCATACATCAATAGAGGATTATAGACTCGCTTATTTTTTAAACAGAGAATTAAATATAAAGCTGTGCAAAAACAATTTAAACATTGCTATAGAAACTCAAGAAGGAAAAAGCTCTTTTAATCATTATTTTTATGATGATAAAAAAACAGACATTCAATGGAGTTTAATAGAAAACAAAACCACTATAAATTCTACTAATAAAAAATCAGCTGGTATATTTGAGAATATGGAAGTTAACGTATATTTAATCCCTGAATTTAAAAAAGCTGACTTCCTTTTAAAAATTGAAAATGTTGATTCGTTTTTTAAAACTAAAGAAGTAACAAAAAAAATAGAATCAATAAATAACGTTTCAATGTCATACTTAATTGATAAAGTAAACTTAAAATCAAAAAATAATTTAATATTTTAACTAAAATATAAATGAATAAAAAAACTAAAATTGTAGCAACTTTAGGTCCTGCTTGCAGCACTAAAGAAACTATTAAAGAAATGATTGACGCAGGAGTAAATGTTTTTAGAATTAACTTTTCTCATGCAGACTATGAAGATGTTTTAGCTAGAATAAATACTATTCGTGAATTAAATGCTGAATTTAACTACACAACATCAATACTTGCCGATCTACAAGGACCAAAACTAAGAGTTGGAGTAATGAAAGAAGATGTAATTGTAAGCAAAGGCGATAAAATTACATTTACAACTGCAGAAGACATATTAGGAACTGCAGAAAAGGTGTACATGAATTACAAAGAATTTCCAAAAGATGTAAATCCAGGTGAAAGAATTCTTTTAGACGACGGAAAATTAATCTTTGAAGTTGTAAAAACCGATAAAAAAACTGAAGTTGAAGCAATAGTTGTTCAAGGCGGACCTTTAAAATCTAAAAAAGGGGTAAATCTTCCTAACACAAAAGTTTCTTTACCAGCTTTAACAAAAAAAGATATAAAAGACGCATTATTTGCGATTGAAAATAAAGTAGACTGGATTGCACTATCCTTTGTTAGAACTCCCGAAGATTTAGAGCAATTGCAAGATTTAATTGTAAAACATTCTGACCATAAAATTCCAATCATTGCAAAAATTGAAAAGCCTGAAGCTGTTGAAAATATAGACAAAATTGTTGCTTTTTGTGACGGATTGATGGTTGCTCGTGGTGATTTAGGTGTTGAAATTCCAGCAGAACAAGTTCCATTAATTCAAAAGAAACTAATCCATAGAGCAAAGACAGCTCGTATTCCAGTAATTGTGGCAACACAGATGATGGAAACAATGATTACAAGTTTAACACCTACTAGAGCAGAAGTAAATGATGTTGCCAACTCAGTAATGGATGGTGCAGATGCAGTTATGCTTTCTGGAGAAACATCAGTAGGAAGTTATCCAGTTCAAGTAATAGAAACAATGTCAAAAATTATTAGAAGTGTTGAAGATTCACCTTTAATTAAAGTGCCTTTAAACGCTCCTTATATTAGAACAAATCGATTTGTAACAAAGTCTATTTGCTACCATGCAGCAATTATGGCCGATGATATAAATGCAAAAGCAATAACAACGTTAACCAATAGTGGTTATACAGCTTTTCAAATTTCAGCATGGAGACCAAATTCACTTATTTTAGTTTTCACTTCTAATAAAAGAATTTTAACTCAATTAAATTTACTTTGGGGAGTTAAAGCTTTCTATTATGATAAATTTGTGAGTACCGATGATACCGTTGAAGACATCAACTTAATATGCAAAGTACATGGACATGTTGAAAAAGGCGATATGATTATTAATCTTGCCGCAATGCCTATTATTAAAAAAGGTATGGTAAATACATTAAGAGTATCAGAAATCGAATAAATTTTATTTACATTTGAAATAATAAACATTTATAATTTTTTTATATGAAATTTGAATCAAAAAATCCTTTTTTAGGAAGTAAAGCATTTACTAATACAAGTAAAAATGCTGATGAAACAATTGCCATACAACAAGAAACAATGACTGTAAGTGGAGCGATTAACAAAAGTTTCATGTTATTATTTATGTTACTTACTACAGCGTGTATTACTTGGTGGTTAGCATTTAATGGTTATAATCCTCTAGTACTTACAATTGGAGGAGCAATTGTTGGTTTTATTTTAGTGCTTATTGCTGCTTTTAAACCTCATACATCTACTTGGGTCGCACCAGGATATGCTTTGTTTGAAGGTTTATTTATTGGTGGAATCTCTGCATTTTTTGAAGCATCATACCCTGGAATTGTAATACAAGCTGTAAGTTGCACATTTATTACATTCATTGTATGTTTTGCTTTATACAAATACAAAATTGTAAAAGTAACTGAACGTTTTAAATCTATTGTAATTGCTGCTACTTTAGCTATTATGACATATTATCTATTGTCTTGGATTTTGTCTTTTTTCATCACATTTGAGGCGGTTCATCATGGTAATTCATTAATGAGTATAGGAATAAGTGTTTTTGTAATTGTTATTGCAGCTTTAAATTTATTTTTAGATTTTGACGAAATTGAAAAAGGTGCGGCTAAACAAATGCCAAAATATATGGAATGGTTCAGTGCAATGGGATTAATGATTACATTAGTATGGTTATACGTTGAATTTTTACGTTTACTTTCTAAATTGTCAAGTAGAGATTAAGTTTAGCAAAGTTATAGATACAAAACCATCAATTTAACTTGATGGTTTTTTTATGGTTTAAAATCAAATTGCAATTGAACAGAAACACTTTTAGGGATTTCTTTAGCCTTCTTTTCTTCATTGTTCAAATTATTGACGGATATACCTAATAAACGAACAGAATCTTTTAATCTTTCTTGGTATAAAAGTTCTTTTGCTACATCAAATAACAAATGCTTATCACTAATATAATATTGAAGGGTTTTGCTTCTAGTTTGTAAAGAAAAGTCAGAATATTTGATTTTTAAAGTAATTGTTCGTCCTGAAATTTTACTTTTTTGCAATCGTTTTTCTAATTCGGTTGCGATATTTAATAAACGTTCTTCCATATAAATTTCAGACGAGAGATTTTCATTAAAAGTTCTTTCTGCTCCAAAAGATTTTACTGTTCTATTGGGTTTTACTTGACTGTTATGAATTCCTCTAGAAATATTGAAATAATATTGAGCACTATTTTTAAAATATTTTTCTAAATATTCTAAAGATTTTTGTTTTAAATCATATCCCGTAAAAATACCTAATTGATAAAATTTTTCGGCTGTTACTTTACCTATTCCATAGAATTTTTTAATATCTAATACTTCTAAAAAAGCTTCAACTTCATCTGGATTTACCGTTTTTTGTCCATTTGGTTTGTTATAATCAGAAGCAATTTTAGCTACAAATTTATTTACGGAAATTCCAGCAGAAGCAGTTAATCCAACTTCTTCAAAAATGCGCTTTCTAATTTCCTGAGCGATTAAAGATGCACTAGGATTATTTTTTTTATTCACTGTAACATCTAAATATGCTTCGTCTAAAGAAAGAGGTTCGACTAAATCTGTGTACTCAAAGAAAATTTTTCTAATTTTTTTAGAAATTTCTTTATATCTATCAAATCGTGGTCTAACAAAAATTAAATCTGGGCAATTTCTTTTGGCTTGAATACCACTCATGGCACTTCTAACTCCAAATTTCCTAGCTTCGTAACTTGCTGCACTCACAACACCTCTTGTTTCACTTCCACCAACAGCTAATGGTTTTCCTTTTAGTTCAGGAAAATCCATTTGTTCTACAGAGGCGTAAAAGGCATCCATATCAACATGAATTATTTTACGTTGTGGAAATGACATGTAATTCTATTTCTGTAAAATTATTAAATTACTTTATCTTTTAGTGGAAAAAAGAAGTTTAAAGGTGCTTTCTTAAAGTAATTAAAAATTGATTTATTCAATAAGTGCAATTCTGACAATGGAATATTTCTAGAGCGAAATGCCAAAAGCATTGACAAAGTAAAACTCACTATAAAATTGATAAAACCTATTAAGCCAATTCCAATTATAGACCAAAAAAACGACCAAAAATTAATGGTAAAATGACTTCCGTATAAACCCAAGGCAAAATTTCCACTAGCAAAAGTAATGTGACGAATATCTAAATTTAAACCAAAGAAAATGCCGAGTGAAGCCGTGCTTCCAAGAAAAATTCCAAACCATAAGTTTGAAACAACACCTGCCCAATTTTCATTCACCCAATTAGATATACTTTTTGTTTTTTGAATTCCAAATGTTTGTTTTAAAAAAGGGTTTTCTTGAATACGATAAGCTACTTGATAATGTTTGTTTCTGTTAGAAATATTACCAGAAATAATTCCTGATAAAAACAAGAAAACTCCAGCAATTGCAGCATGTAAAAGAGCTAAAGAATGAATGGGACTTAAATCAGATATTAATTTTTCGGCTTTTGCTTCCGCTAAATTAGTTCCTAATAAAAAATCTAAAAACCAAATTAGAAGTAAAGAAACAGGAAAAGCAAAAAGCACATTACCTACAAAAGCAATAAATTGTGTTCGAAATATACGTGCAAATAATTTGGCAAACGACTTATGTTTATCATTGGCTTGATTTTTATTTTTCATGCCTTCTTCTAATGTTTGTGCTATAGTTGCAGCTGTCATTGCAGGCTGTTTTGTAGCTAAAGTGTACCCTAATAAAAAAATTAGAATGAATCCAAAAGCATAATTAAAACTATATAAAAAAGCATGACCAAAAGCCGAAGTATCTACTTTTGAAAACAACAATTTAAATAAACACAAAAAACCAACAATAAATCCTCCACCAATAGCTTTATAAAACATGGTAAAATATTCTTTATAGCCATCTGTAATATATTTTTGGCCCGATTTTGCTGTGTGTTGTGTTATTTCATAAGAAATTAATTGAGTGCTTTCTAAAAATAATTTTCTGATATTATTTTTATAACAATTGTATCGAATTAATTTAAGCAAAATTAAGGTGCTGTTTCTAACTTTATCTTCTTCAATTTCAACTACTATTAACGGCAATAATTCTTTAATACGCACCAATTGTTGTCTAATGCGCAGTAAACTTTGATTAACCGTTAATGAAATTCCGTATTTAGAGCTGTTTAAAAAGGCTTTATCTACAAAATCATCACATTGTTTATGTAATAACAAAAGTTGCTTATAAACCAGCTCAGATGAATTAATATAATGATAATTATTAGTGCGAATAATATGTTCTAGATGATTTAATTCTTTTTCAAAACCTAAAAAAGGACTTTCAAAATTAGAATATTCGGGAACCATTTTTATTACATCATTTTCTAAAGCTCTTCCACTCATTCTTTGTGCTAAAATTTGCATCGCTAAAATGATTTCAGAAAAAGGGGTTTCTTCTTTTATGTTTCCATAAATATCTTTGAAACCTAACAATTCGTATACAATTACAATTTCGTTATAAGGAATCTTATTTATCCAAATTGGATCTGTACTTAAATAAAAAACCTGATTTAAAACAAATTGTAGCGTTCCTTTTTCGGGTTGAAAAGGTAAAAATTTATCAAA
Protein-coding sequences here:
- the rnhA gene encoding ribonuclease HI, encoding MSHEVHIYTDGAAKGNPGPAGYGVVMEMVGTPYKREFYEGFRKSTNNRMEILAVIVGLEKLKNLKTKVLVVSDSKYVVDAVEKRWVFQWEKKNFAGKKNPDLWMRFLKAYRNHKVDFQWVKGHNNHPQNERCDELAVMASQQEKLSVDVFYEREEEKLL
- the pyk gene encoding pyruvate kinase, whose translation is MNKKTKIVATLGPACSTKETIKEMIDAGVNVFRINFSHADYEDVLARINTIRELNAEFNYTTSILADLQGPKLRVGVMKEDVIVSKGDKITFTTAEDILGTAEKVYMNYKEFPKDVNPGERILLDDGKLIFEVVKTDKKTEVEAIVVQGGPLKSKKGVNLPNTKVSLPALTKKDIKDALFAIENKVDWIALSFVRTPEDLEQLQDLIVKHSDHKIPIIAKIEKPEAVENIDKIVAFCDGLMVARGDLGVEIPAEQVPLIQKKLIHRAKTARIPVIVATQMMETMITSLTPTRAEVNDVANSVMDGADAVMLSGETSVGSYPVQVIETMSKIIRSVEDSPLIKVPLNAPYIRTNRFVTKSICYHAAIMADDINAKAITTLTNSGYTAFQISAWRPNSLILVFTSNKRILTQLNLLWGVKAFYYDKFVSTDDTVEDINLICKVHGHVEKGDMIINLAAMPIIKKGMVNTLRVSEIE
- a CDS encoding Bax inhibitor-1/YccA family protein; the encoded protein is MKFESKNPFLGSKAFTNTSKNADETIAIQQETMTVSGAINKSFMLLFMLLTTACITWWLAFNGYNPLVLTIGGAIVGFILVLIAAFKPHTSTWVAPGYALFEGLFIGGISAFFEASYPGIVIQAVSCTFITFIVCFALYKYKIVKVTERFKSIVIAATLAIMTYYLLSWILSFFITFEAVHHGNSLMSIGISVFVIVIAALNLFLDFDEIEKGAAKQMPKYMEWFSAMGLMITLVWLYVEFLRLLSKLSSRD
- a CDS encoding site-specific recombinase — its product is MNVRHQFQQDKSIKELFENHFDKDTYADEKLLFLVDLIHVIRPKKPKEIQQVSLIDFINFLKDNPVYISLFRNYFKTIVNKNKFSRLLTDSGILNDNHFVTEIKKRIFDKFLPFQPEKGTLQFVLNQVFYLSTDPIWINKIPYNEIVIVYELLGFKDIYGNIKEETPFSEIILAMQILAQRMSGRALENDVIKMVPEYSNFESPFLGFEKELNHLEHIIRTNNYHYINSSELVYKQLLLLHKQCDDFVDKAFLNSSKYGISLTVNQSLLRIRQQLVRIKELLPLIVVEIEEDKVRNSTLILLKLIRYNCYKNNIRKLFLESTQLISYEITQHTAKSGQKYITDGYKEYFTMFYKAIGGGFIVGFLCLFKLLFSKVDTSAFGHAFLYSFNYAFGFILIFLLGYTLATKQPAMTAATIAQTLEEGMKNKNQANDKHKSFAKLFARIFRTQFIAFVGNVLFAFPVSLLLIWFLDFLLGTNLAEAKAEKLISDLSPIHSLALLHAAIAGVFLFLSGIISGNISNRNKHYQVAYRIQENPFLKQTFGIQKTKSISNWVNENWAGVVSNLWFGIFLGSTASLGIFFGLNLDIRHITFASGNFALGLYGSHFTINFWSFFWSIIGIGLIGFINFIVSFTLSMLLAFRSRNIPLSELHLLNKSIFNYFKKAPLNFFFPLKDKVI
- the dinB gene encoding DNA polymerase IV, whose protein sequence is MSFPQRKIIHVDMDAFYASVEQMDFPELKGKPLAVGGSETRGVVSAASYEARKFGVRSAMSGIQAKRNCPDLIFVRPRFDRYKEISKKIRKIFFEYTDLVEPLSLDEAYLDVTVNKKNNPSASLIAQEIRKRIFEEVGLTASAGISVNKFVAKIASDYNKPNGQKTVNPDEVEAFLEVLDIKKFYGIGKVTAEKFYQLGIFTGYDLKQKSLEYLEKYFKNSAQYYFNISRGIHNSQVKPNRTVKSFGAERTFNENLSSEIYMEERLLNIATELEKRLQKSKISGRTITLKIKYSDFSLQTRSKTLQYYISDKHLLFDVAKELLYQERLKDSVRLLGISVNNLNNEEKKAKEIPKSVSVQLQFDFKP
- the rnc gene encoding ribonuclease III, which codes for MRFFKKIIKNSRSQEDGIFFDKISKILGFKPLNLVYYQKAFTHRSTNKIGENGYPFNYERLEFLGDAMLGSVIAAHLYNEVPSGDEGYLTKMRSKIVSREHLNELGRDLKLIQFVDSKVNPQHFSDNIHGNIFEGLVGAIYLDRGFSYCEKFIFNKVIQPYVDIPKLEGKVISYKSLIIEWCQKEKKKFVFETFEDNGTEEQRFFGVKLDIDNKTVAKARETSKKKAEEKAAKRAYFALQEIISKK
- a CDS encoding acyl carrier protein, with the translated sequence MSDIASRVKAIIVDKLGVDENEVVTEASFTNDLGADSLDTVELIMEFEKEFDIQIPDDQAENIATVGQAISYIEEAKK
- a CDS encoding IPExxxVDY family protein; translation: MAVHKIQIVDFLSIDYELIAIHTSIEDYRLAYFLNRELNIKLCKNNLNIAIETQEGKSSFNHYFYDDKKTDIQWSLIENKTTINSTNKKSAGIFENMEVNVYLIPEFKKADFLLKIENVDSFFKTKEVTKKIESINNVSMSYLIDKVNLKSKNNLIF
- the fabF gene encoding beta-ketoacyl-ACP synthase II; amino-acid sequence: MQLKRVVVTGLGALTPIGNNIQEYWEGLINGKSGAAPITYYDTEKHKTKFACEVKNFNIEDFIDRKEARRMDKFAQYAVVASDEAIKDAGITAENVDKHRVGVIWGAGIGGLETFQEEVLYYAKGDGTPKFNPFFIPKMIADIAPAHISMRNGFMGPNYTTVSACASSANAMIDAFNYIRLGMCDVIISGGSEAAVTIAGMGGFNSMHALSTRNESPETASRPFDATRDGFVLGEGAGALVLEEYEHAKARGAKIYCEIGGGGMSSDAYHLTAPHPEGLGVIAVMNNTLRDAGMQPHEVDHINTHGTSTPLGDVAELKAISAVFGDHAKNININSTKSMTGHLLGAAGGIEAIASVLSIKHGIVPPTINHSVVDENINPELNLTLNKAQKRDVKVAMSNTFGFGGHNACVLFKKIEE
- a CDS encoding PfkB family carbohydrate kinase; its protein translation is MNKLLIVGTVAFDAIETPFGKTDKILGGAATYIGLASNFFNVDAAIVSVVGEDFPQEYLDLLTNNGVNIDGIEVVKGGKTFFWSGKYHNDLNSRDTLVTELNVLADFNPVVPQGYKNSDVVLLGNLHPLVQSGVLDQMETQPKLIVLDTMNFWMDCALPELLDVIKRVDVITINDEEARQLSGEYSLVKAAQKIHTMGPKYVVIKKGEHGALLFQDKEVFFAPALPLEEVFDPTGAGDTFAGGFAGYIAQSENISFDNMKNGIIYGSNLASFCVEKFGTERMQKLDKEEVNMRLKQFKALTQFEIELEE
- a CDS encoding phosphoribosylglycinamide formyltransferase — its product is MKKIVLFASGNGSNAEKIILHFKKSTFANVVTIFTNNPDAKVLEKAKNHQMEAVIFTKSDLNNDFVLQKLKKIDPDLIVLAGFLLKFPESIINQYPNKVINIHPALLPKYGGKGMYGMNVHKAVLENNEKETGITIHYVNEHYDEGEYISQHKVSIEDCVSAEEIANKVHQLEHEYFPTIIEQLITNH